The Salana multivorans genome window below encodes:
- a CDS encoding Atu2307/SP_0267 family LLM class monooxygenase: MSTIEFGLDTFGGVTTNDAGQQLSHPEVIRDLVEDGVVADQLGLDFFGVGEHHRPDFAVSSPEMVLAAIAARTERLRLGSAVTVLSSDDPVRVYERFATLDALSGGRAEIVAGRGSFIESFPLFGYDLGDYEVLFEEKLELLAALVKEEPVTWTGTTRAGLTDQRVFPTTANGLPVWVGVGGSPESVVRTARHGFGLFLAIIGGPADRFAPFLDLFERAQDQLGVPRQRVAIHSPGLVTRTDDEARELLFDGWLAMRRRMGRERGWPPPSPGDFEREIDEGALYVGSPETVAAKIARTLRTLPVDRFDLKYDQPVTHAHQLRSIELYGERVVPMVKDLLA; the protein is encoded by the coding sequence ATGAGCACAATCGAGTTCGGCCTCGACACCTTCGGCGGCGTGACGACGAACGACGCCGGCCAGCAGCTGTCGCACCCCGAGGTGATCCGTGACCTCGTCGAGGACGGCGTGGTCGCCGACCAGCTCGGGCTGGACTTCTTCGGCGTCGGCGAGCACCACCGGCCGGACTTCGCCGTGTCCTCGCCCGAGATGGTGCTCGCCGCGATCGCCGCGCGCACCGAGCGGCTCCGGCTCGGGTCAGCGGTGACGGTCCTCAGCTCCGACGACCCCGTCCGCGTGTACGAGCGGTTCGCCACCCTCGACGCGCTGTCCGGGGGGCGGGCGGAGATCGTCGCCGGACGCGGCTCGTTCATCGAGTCCTTCCCGCTGTTCGGCTACGACCTCGGCGACTACGAGGTCCTGTTCGAGGAGAAGCTCGAGTTGCTCGCGGCGCTGGTGAAGGAGGAGCCGGTCACCTGGACCGGGACGACCCGCGCCGGCCTCACCGACCAGCGCGTGTTCCCGACGACGGCGAACGGCCTGCCGGTCTGGGTCGGCGTCGGCGGCAGCCCCGAGTCGGTGGTGCGCACCGCCCGCCACGGGTTCGGGCTGTTCCTCGCGATCATCGGCGGGCCGGCCGACCGGTTCGCGCCGTTCCTCGACCTGTTCGAGCGCGCGCAGGACCAGCTCGGCGTGCCGCGGCAGCGCGTCGCGATCCACTCCCCCGGACTGGTCACGCGGACCGACGACGAGGCCCGCGAGCTGCTGTTCGACGGGTGGCTGGCCATGCGTCGGCGGATGGGCCGCGAGCGCGGCTGGCCGCCGCCCAGCCCGGGCGACTTCGAGCGCGAGATCGACGAGGGCGCGCTGTACGTCGGCTCGCCGGAGACCGTGGCGGCCAAGATCGCCCGGACGCTGCGGACCCTGCCCGTCGACCGGTTCGACCTCAAGTACGACCAGCCCGTCACGCACGCCCACCAGCTCCGCTCGATCGAGCTCTACGGCGAGCGGGTCGTGCCGATGGTCAAGGACCTGCTCGCCTAG
- a CDS encoding NAD(P)/FAD-dependent oxidoreductase translates to MSIVVVGAGLAGGTAVTELRRLGYDGAITLYGREPHLPYERPPLSKDVLLGTKPLDAVFLHDRAWYDEHDVALRLDTAVTSIDRTEHRVVTADGAERYDRLLLATGATPRRFPEADSAGVPVAYLRTIEDSERLEAAFVDGTRVAIVGAGWIGLEVAAAARHAGCEVTVYERSELPLLGVLGPEVARVFADLHRAHGVDLRLGTSVTADDLRRADLVVVGIGAEPTIDLARDARLAVGNGVLVDEALRTSDPAILAVGDIANHLHDRLGRRIRVEHWEDAIEQAKVAACTLVGEETTYDRMPYFFTDQYDLGMEYVGSVGPGGYDRVDIEGDATVTPDGGVGAFRAFWVADGHVVAAMQANDWDASGVIRASLGTTR, encoded by the coding sequence ATGTCCATCGTCGTCGTGGGAGCCGGACTGGCCGGCGGCACCGCCGTCACCGAGCTGCGCAGGCTGGGGTACGACGGCGCCATCACGCTCTACGGCCGGGAACCGCACCTGCCCTACGAGCGGCCGCCGCTGTCCAAGGACGTCCTCCTCGGCACGAAGCCGCTCGACGCCGTGTTCCTCCACGACCGCGCGTGGTACGACGAGCACGACGTCGCCCTGCGGCTCGACACCGCCGTCACGTCGATCGACCGGACCGAGCACCGGGTCGTCACCGCGGACGGCGCCGAGCGCTACGACCGGCTCCTGCTGGCGACCGGCGCGACGCCGCGGCGCTTCCCGGAGGCGGACTCCGCGGGCGTCCCCGTCGCGTACCTGCGCACGATCGAGGACAGCGAGCGGCTCGAGGCGGCGTTCGTCGACGGCACCCGCGTCGCGATCGTCGGGGCGGGCTGGATCGGGCTCGAGGTGGCGGCGGCCGCGCGACACGCGGGCTGCGAGGTCACGGTCTACGAGCGGTCGGAGCTGCCGCTGCTCGGCGTGCTCGGGCCCGAGGTCGCCCGCGTGTTCGCGGACCTGCACCGGGCGCACGGTGTCGACCTGCGGCTCGGGACCTCGGTGACGGCCGACGACCTGCGCCGGGCCGACCTCGTCGTCGTCGGGATCGGGGCGGAGCCGACGATCGATCTCGCGCGGGACGCGAGGCTCGCCGTCGGGAACGGCGTCCTGGTGGACGAGGCGCTGCGCACGAGCGACCCGGCGATCCTCGCGGTCGGCGACATCGCGAACCACCTGCACGACCGGCTCGGGCGGCGGATCCGGGTGGAGCACTGGGAGGACGCCATCGAGCAGGCGAAGGTCGCGGCGTGCACCCTCGTCGGCGAGGAGACGACCTACGACCGGATGCCGTACTTCTTCACCGACCAGTACGACCTCGGGATGGAGTACGTCGGCAGCGTCGGGCCGGGTGGGTACGACCGCGTCGACATCGAGGGCGACGCGACCGTGACGCCCGACGGCGGGGTCGGCGCGTTCCGGGCGTTCTGGGTGGCGGACGGCCACGTCGTCGCGGCCATGCAGGCGAACGACTGGGACGCGTCCGGGGTGATCCGGGCGAGCCTCGGCACGACGCGCTAG
- a CDS encoding helix-turn-helix transcriptional regulator encodes MSLEPVLAECLGLAVRGRVRAALRLAEQAAPTADRAPSTAPVDGAVSGPDDAGSTRLMARLAAVRASAHFVAADYDAAAEQGERALQLSRLPGADDPLTRTVAVSARLLASAGTLWAGADPDADDRLAAELLELAPWVAARPLDTRRYAGLMLIEALFQNGRVPEAERCLRQVLPEDAALDGASRPAGAPTDDAGPRIPSIPLLPVRVLFYAGRTGEAEEAVTLALTRPELREDPLWSRVGIALLALCAAARGERARARALAHRVSAAFPRPRGYLDSAARSFAGHALAIVGDLAGAAHELRAGGGARLQRFIIVDRALAIEVLVREALGRDDRRAAAGWARLLLDLEGHPVVTEVALRVYAHLDLADGEPESALRRSEAAAARARVTGILRHAAEADLLRSRTLVALGRRAEATRGLQEAVASAGSRGDESGRRDAARQLRALGRRSVPPRGSGWDGLTPREREVAVLVAQGLDNRTIGDAVFLSPRSVGAMVPRILTAFDAPRRAALAPALASVVGDAGLPGPVPALTPRQREVVDLVARGRTNVEIGAALGISPRTVERHVSAAMAASGARSRTALARLAASGVTDADVVSRPA; translated from the coding sequence ATGAGCCTCGAACCGGTGCTCGCGGAGTGTCTCGGACTCGCGGTCCGGGGGCGGGTCCGGGCGGCGCTCCGGCTCGCCGAGCAGGCCGCGCCGACGGCGGATCGCGCGCCGTCGACGGCGCCCGTCGACGGCGCCGTCAGCGGCCCCGACGATGCTGGCTCGACCCGTCTCATGGCGCGGCTGGCGGCGGTCCGAGCCTCGGCGCACTTCGTCGCGGCCGACTACGACGCGGCGGCCGAGCAGGGGGAGCGCGCGCTGCAGCTCAGCCGGCTGCCGGGGGCCGACGACCCCCTGACGCGGACCGTCGCGGTCTCGGCGCGGCTGCTCGCCAGCGCGGGGACGCTCTGGGCCGGCGCGGACCCGGACGCCGACGACCGGCTCGCGGCCGAGCTCCTCGAGCTCGCCCCCTGGGTGGCCGCCCGTCCGCTCGACACCCGCCGCTACGCGGGGCTCATGCTGATCGAGGCGCTGTTCCAGAACGGCCGCGTCCCGGAGGCCGAGCGGTGCCTGCGCCAGGTCCTGCCCGAGGACGCGGCGCTCGACGGTGCCTCCCGTCCCGCCGGCGCTCCCACCGACGACGCCGGCCCGCGGATCCCCTCGATCCCGCTGCTCCCGGTCCGCGTCCTGTTCTACGCGGGTCGGACGGGGGAGGCCGAGGAGGCCGTCACGCTCGCCCTGACGCGGCCCGAGCTGCGCGAGGACCCGCTCTGGTCCCGGGTGGGGATCGCCCTGCTCGCCCTGTGCGCAGCGGCACGGGGCGAGCGGGCTCGCGCGCGGGCGCTGGCCCACCGGGTCAGCGCGGCCTTCCCGCGTCCCCGCGGCTACCTCGACTCGGCGGCGCGGTCGTTCGCCGGGCATGCGCTCGCCATCGTCGGCGACCTCGCGGGGGCGGCCCATGAGCTGCGCGCCGGCGGGGGAGCCCGGCTGCAGCGGTTCATCATCGTGGACCGGGCGCTCGCCATCGAGGTCCTCGTGCGCGAGGCGCTCGGTCGCGATGACCGTCGCGCAGCGGCCGGCTGGGCCCGTCTGCTGCTGGACCTCGAGGGTCACCCCGTCGTGACCGAGGTCGCGCTGCGGGTGTACGCGCACCTCGACCTGGCCGACGGCGAGCCCGAGTCGGCCCTGCGCCGCTCCGAGGCGGCGGCCGCCCGCGCCCGCGTCACGGGCATCCTGCGGCACGCCGCTGAGGCCGACCTGCTGCGCAGCCGCACCCTCGTCGCGCTCGGCCGCCGGGCCGAGGCGACGAGGGGACTTCAGGAGGCGGTGGCCTCGGCCGGCTCCCGCGGGGACGAGAGCGGCCGGCGGGACGCCGCGAGGCAGCTCCGCGCGCTCGGGCGCCGCAGCGTCCCGCCGCGCGGGAGCGGCTGGGACGGGTTGACCCCGCGCGAGCGGGAGGTGGCCGTGCTCGTCGCGCAGGGGCTGGACAACCGGACGATCGGCGACGCCGTGTTCCTGTCCCCGCGCAGCGTCGGGGCCATGGTGCCGCGCATCCTCACGGCGTTCGACGCGCCGCGACGGGCCGCGCTCGCTCCCGCGCTCGCCTCCGTCGTCGGCGACGCCGGCCTCCCGGGTCCGGTGCCAGCCCTCACCCCGCGGCAGCGGGAGGTGGTCGACCTGGTCGCGCGCGGCCGGACCAACGTCGAGATCGGCGCGGCCCTCGGCATCAGTCCGCGGACGGTCGAGCGGCACGTCTCCGCCGCCATGGCGGCCAGCGGCGCCCGCTCGCGGACGGCCCTCGCCCGGCTCGCGGCGAGCGGCGTCACCGACGCGGACGTCGTCAGCCGACCGGCATGA
- a CDS encoding 2'-5' RNA ligase family protein translates to MTMEPRRPTATESLAEMTARVAAFQVDSVPREPVLGLPEALRDKVAPGTGELRPFFGSTVAYFLEDDDERLLADVAAELRAVHGPGLAAPLPADSLHVTLHDLHASADLAEVASRIFLDGPRAATRLATACGLGPVRMRATTVFNLLNASVVVGLLPATPDDHARLVAGRALFDDLVRAPSFTPHVTLAYYRPDSDEPIDPDVLRATLDRLTGRVAGHELILDPSWLYVCHFSSMATYWPI, encoded by the coding sequence ATGACGATGGAGCCGCGGCGTCCCACCGCGACGGAGAGCCTCGCGGAGATGACGGCGCGCGTCGCCGCGTTCCAGGTCGACTCCGTCCCGCGCGAGCCGGTGCTCGGGCTGCCCGAGGCGCTGCGCGACAAGGTCGCGCCCGGGACGGGCGAGCTGCGACCGTTCTTCGGCAGCACGGTGGCGTACTTCCTCGAGGACGACGACGAACGCCTCCTGGCGGACGTCGCCGCCGAGCTGCGGGCCGTCCACGGACCGGGTCTCGCCGCTCCCCTGCCAGCTGACTCGCTCCACGTCACGCTGCACGACCTGCACGCCTCGGCCGACCTGGCGGAGGTCGCGTCGCGGATCTTCCTCGACGGTCCGCGCGCCGCGACGCGGCTGGCGACGGCCTGCGGGCTGGGACCGGTCCGGATGCGCGCGACGACGGTGTTCAACCTGCTCAACGCCAGCGTGGTGGTCGGGCTGCTGCCGGCGACACCGGACGACCACGCCCGCCTCGTCGCGGGCCGGGCACTGTTCGACGACCTCGTCCGGGCGCCGTCGTTCACGCCCCACGTCACGCTCGCCTACTACCGCCCCGACTCCGACGAGCCGATCGACCCGGACGTGCTCCGGGCGACGCTCGACCGCCTGACGGGCCGCGTCGCAGGACACGAGCTGATCCTCGACCCGTCGTGGCTGTACGTCTGCCACTTCTCCTCGATGGCGACGTACTGGCCGATCTAG
- a CDS encoding DinB family protein: MGDPTTTWRDLLLDQLDFYWQAHLWPRLQGLSDEEYLWEPVAGAWSLRTGEDGVVRIESVVPEPPVPPVTTIAWRLAHVGRDVLGKRARAFFGEGAGFPPPADGADVGVDDPDMYDDRHWPEPLPLTAAGGLALLEEGYTLWRSGVAGLDDEELLRPLGPRGGPFADDSMAALVQHLNRETMAHGAEICLLRDLYRAEVARHPAVRAALAGRAVDVEHLLDAPGAAHDLSWDEPSLLADVAALHRWDAVRALVSRGFPVAGSTDAGATALHYAAAAGEISVVRELLALGADPTTVEATFGMPPAGWADYLSHRDTARLLAEAAERWTGA, from the coding sequence ATGGGCGACCCGACGACGACGTGGCGTGACCTGCTCCTCGACCAGCTCGACTTCTACTGGCAGGCACACCTGTGGCCGCGCCTCCAGGGTCTCTCGGACGAGGAGTACCTGTGGGAGCCCGTCGCTGGCGCGTGGTCGCTGCGCACCGGGGAGGACGGCGTCGTGCGGATCGAGTCCGTCGTCCCGGAGCCACCCGTCCCGCCGGTCACGACGATCGCGTGGCGCCTCGCCCACGTCGGCCGCGACGTGCTCGGCAAGCGGGCGCGGGCGTTCTTCGGGGAGGGTGCGGGCTTCCCCCCGCCCGCGGACGGGGCAGACGTCGGGGTCGACGACCCCGACATGTACGACGACCGGCACTGGCCGGAGCCGCTGCCCCTCACGGCGGCGGGCGGGCTCGCCCTGCTGGAGGAGGGCTACACCCTCTGGCGCTCCGGCGTCGCCGGGCTCGACGACGAGGAGCTGCTCCGGCCGCTCGGTCCCCGGGGCGGGCCGTTCGCCGACGACTCGATGGCGGCGCTCGTCCAGCACCTCAACCGGGAGACGATGGCGCACGGCGCCGAGATCTGCCTGCTGCGCGACCTCTACCGGGCCGAGGTGGCACGGCACCCCGCGGTTCGCGCGGCGCTCGCCGGGCGGGCGGTCGACGTCGAGCACCTGCTCGACGCACCCGGCGCCGCCCACGACCTGAGCTGGGACGAGCCGAGCCTGCTCGCCGACGTCGCGGCGCTGCACCGCTGGGACGCCGTCCGGGCGCTGGTCTCGCGCGGCTTCCCGGTCGCGGGCTCCACCGACGCGGGCGCGACGGCGCTCCACTACGCGGCCGCGGCCGGGGAGATCTCGGTCGTCCGCGAGCTGCTCGCGCTCGGCGCCGACCCGACGACGGTCGAGGCGACGTTCGGCATGCCGCCGGCCGGGTGGGCCGACTACCTCAGCCACCGCGACACCGCGCGGCTCCTGGCCGAGGCGGCCGAACGGTGGACGGGCGCCTGA
- a CDS encoding GyrI-like domain-containing protein, with amino-acid sequence MVRAQAAVKVRLTDLDSYGARRGAFREVEVPRLAYLMVDGHGDPNTSAAYADALAALYPVAYSLKFASKVELGRDYVVPPLEGLWWAEDLAWFTSARDKSRWDWTMMLLVPDWLPPEMVEAAVARVAAKDARAVPARLADVRFDSLTEGLCVQTLHVGTYDDEAPVLARLHREVLPAAGLEPTGAHHEIYLGDPRRTAPERLRTILRQPVRRIGGADGRGDGGRGGGRGGAVS; translated from the coding sequence ATCGTGAGGGCGCAGGCAGCGGTGAAGGTCCGGCTCACGGACCTCGACTCCTACGGCGCGCGGCGCGGCGCGTTCCGTGAGGTCGAGGTCCCGCGGCTGGCCTATCTCATGGTCGACGGGCACGGCGACCCGAACACCTCCGCGGCGTACGCCGACGCGCTGGCCGCGCTGTACCCGGTCGCCTACTCGCTCAAGTTCGCGAGCAAGGTCGAGCTCGGTCGCGACTACGTCGTGCCGCCGCTGGAGGGGCTGTGGTGGGCGGAGGACCTCGCGTGGTTCACCAGCGCGCGGGACAAGTCGCGGTGGGACTGGACGATGATGCTGCTCGTCCCGGACTGGCTCCCCCCGGAGATGGTCGAGGCCGCGGTCGCGCGCGTGGCGGCGAAGGACGCGCGAGCCGTGCCGGCGAGACTCGCCGACGTCCGGTTCGACTCCCTGACGGAGGGGCTGTGCGTCCAGACGCTGCACGTCGGGACGTACGACGACGAGGCGCCCGTGCTCGCGCGTCTTCACCGCGAGGTGCTGCCGGCGGCCGGCCTCGAGCCGACGGGGGCGCACCACGAGATCTACCTCGGCGACCCGCGACGGACCGCGCCGGAGCGACTGCGCACGATCCTGCGTCAGCCGGTGCGCCGGATCGGAGGCGCCGACGGGCGCGGCGACGGTGGGCGCGGCGGTGGGCGCGGCGGCGCGGTGAGCTGA
- a CDS encoding VOC family protein → MTVTGIGGLFFRSRDPEARAAWYREHLGIDAGHDAIWRQEAGMTVLAPFPAETDYFPADQAFMLNLRVRGLAELVERLESAGVSVEQRPEWDTEYGRFARIHDPEGLPLELWEPADGGVDD, encoded by the coding sequence ATGACGGTCACGGGCATCGGTGGTCTCTTCTTCCGCAGTCGCGATCCCGAGGCGCGCGCCGCCTGGTATCGAGAGCATCTGGGCATCGACGCCGGTCACGACGCAATCTGGCGGCAGGAGGCCGGGATGACGGTGCTCGCGCCGTTCCCCGCGGAGACGGACTACTTCCCTGCAGATCAGGCGTTCATGCTCAACCTGCGCGTTCGCGGCCTGGCCGAGCTGGTGGAGCGGCTCGAGTCGGCGGGCGTCTCGGTCGAGCAACGGCCGGAGTGGGACACGGAGTACGGCAGGTTCGCCCGGATCCACGACCCCGAGGGACTGCCGCTCGAGCTGTGGGAGCCGGCCGACGGCGGGGTCGACGACTGA
- a CDS encoding HNH endonuclease signature motif containing protein gives MSSTSILEQPLDPSRGGGVRRTVAELAALRIVDDDGAAVGLVPLARGLAAADSWESWRGMSDADVVDAAAAFARLEAYAASGLRRAAAELETRSDLAERFVAASERQREAEQGRDVMVPARTRVFRTTETASDELMMRLGISRRAANRLIAEGKAFRGALAPVGDALSTGDLAVPKATRLFDVLVDEPLEVCLAVAEEIVPVAAGLTPAEVERRARRLLIEVDPAAAVERRERARRYRNVSQVQSLADGMARLTFTSTLVDVAAVHTVCDLAARAARAGGDPRTLDQLRADTLTDLAQAALARGSLAAVGPTAAGERAEAPMTEVPETEVPETDGPDVNAGRDVAAGRGVAASSDVGAAAAGRARSFAARPARTLLIRRSLVESVDGDDALPAGAADAWADVLYGLHGTGDEPAVSSTRRPGPNPTPRPPDAGPGAPRLHPPHRRVPPEPPAVPPPELRSVRRLGWHVPELVGYGPLDHATARALAADPPRWLRVVLLDSPSSRTGEAAPSEPGYHPSAALRRLVHRDHPTCVAPVCQVPADTCQDDHVLPYPRGGTDVTNLRPLCLRHHVLKTHRGHTYSVDHATGLLTWTTATGHRYRRTPSGDTLHLGRLAGPSDPRAASLPHLAWWAEPPPHPQGVPP, from the coding sequence ATGAGTTCGACATCGATCCTCGAGCAGCCGCTCGACCCGTCCCGAGGGGGCGGCGTGCGCCGCACCGTGGCGGAGCTGGCGGCGCTCAGGATCGTCGACGACGACGGTGCGGCGGTCGGACTCGTTCCGCTCGCGCGGGGGCTCGCCGCCGCGGACTCGTGGGAGTCGTGGCGAGGGATGTCGGACGCGGACGTCGTCGACGCCGCGGCGGCGTTCGCGCGGCTGGAGGCGTATGCGGCCTCGGGGCTGCGCCGCGCCGCGGCCGAGCTAGAGACGCGGTCGGACCTGGCCGAGCGGTTCGTCGCGGCGAGCGAACGCCAGCGGGAGGCCGAACAGGGACGCGACGTGATGGTGCCCGCGCGGACGCGGGTGTTCCGCACGACCGAGACGGCCTCCGACGAGCTGATGATGCGGCTCGGGATCTCGCGGCGGGCGGCGAACCGGTTGATCGCGGAGGGGAAGGCGTTCCGCGGTGCGCTCGCACCGGTGGGCGACGCGCTCTCGACCGGGGACCTGGCCGTGCCCAAGGCGACGCGGCTGTTCGACGTCCTCGTGGACGAGCCGCTCGAGGTCTGTCTCGCGGTCGCGGAGGAGATCGTGCCCGTCGCGGCGGGGCTGACGCCGGCCGAGGTGGAGCGTCGGGCGCGGCGGCTGCTGATCGAGGTCGATCCGGCCGCGGCCGTGGAACGCCGGGAGCGCGCCCGCCGCTACCGGAACGTCAGTCAGGTCCAGTCGCTCGCCGACGGCATGGCGCGGCTGACGTTCACCTCGACCCTCGTCGACGTCGCCGCCGTCCACACCGTGTGCGATCTGGCGGCTCGCGCCGCGAGGGCCGGCGGTGACCCGCGGACGCTGGACCAGCTCCGCGCCGACACCCTGACCGACCTCGCCCAGGCCGCGCTGGCGCGCGGTTCCCTCGCGGCTGTGGGTCCGACGGCGGCAGGGGAGCGCGCCGAGGCGCCGATGACCGAGGTGCCGGAGACCGAGGTGCCGGAGACCGATGGGCCGGATGTCAACGCTGGGCGCGACGTTGCCGCTGGGCGCGGCGTCGCTGCTTCATCGGACGTCGGCGCGGCTGCGGCCGGTCGTGCCCGGAGCTTCGCGGCTCGTCCCGCGCGCACGCTGCTGATCCGACGTTCCCTCGTCGAGTCCGTCGACGGCGACGATGCCCTTCCCGCCGGTGCGGCCGATGCCTGGGCGGACGTTCTCTACGGGCTCCACGGGACCGGCGACGAGCCGGCGGTGTCCTCCACCCGGCGTCCCGGGCCCAACCCGACGCCCCGGCCACCCGACGCGGGGCCGGGTGCGCCGCGGCTCCATCCGCCTCATCGGCGCGTCCCTCCGGAGCCGCCGGCGGTTCCGCCGCCGGAGCTGCGCTCGGTACGGCGCCTGGGATGGCACGTGCCGGAGCTCGTGGGTTACGGACCGCTCGATCACGCCACGGCCCGTGCGCTCGCCGCCGATCCGCCGCGGTGGCTGCGCGTCGTGCTCCTCGACTCGCCGAGCTCGAGGACGGGGGAGGCGGCGCCATCGGAGCCGGGCTACCACCCGTCGGCGGCGTTGCGCCGCCTCGTCCACCGGGACCACCCCACCTGCGTGGCCCCGGTGTGCCAGGTGCCGGCCGACACGTGTCAGGACGACCACGTCCTGCCGTACCCGCGAGGTGGGACCGACGTCACCAACCTCCGACCGCTGTGCCTGCGCCACCACGTCCTCAAGACGCACCGTGGCCACACGTACTCGGTCGACCACGCCACCGGTCTCCTCACCTGGACCACGGCGACGGGGCACCGCT